Below is a genomic region from SAR324 cluster bacterium.
CTTCTGCCCGAACTGTGGAACTACGATCTTCTGGAGAATTGAGATGCGCCCGGGTTGGACTGGAGTAGCCGCCGGAACCTTTGATGCTCCCTCTTTTTGGTTTGAGACGGATGACGCAGTCCAAATCTTCACCCGCACCAAGGCGCCTTTTGTGGACGTCTCCTTTTCAGACTCGCACGAAACGGCTGCTTACTACTCTCCCACCCATAACGATCATCCAGGTTTAATGATTCGGGAAGATCAAGCCCTACAGTCATTTGATCAATTGCACATCACTGAAAAGCAGAGCCACTGAAAGTACTGTTCACTATTGGGCGAACATAATCTCTGAGAACTCAGAAGCCAATACTCTTTTCACTAGATATCCTCCATCGTAACATGCCCAGGCTGAGCTTTGACTCGGTCTATCCAATCCTTGATGGCCGGAAAGTCATTAAGGATCTGGCCTCCTTCCTCTGCTTTGTGGGTATAGGCATAAAGCGCGATGTCTGCGATGCCATATTTTGGCCCGAAAAATTTCTCCTCCTGAAGATGCTTCTCCATCACAATTAACGCTTTTCTGCCATCAAGCTGATGCCGTTTCAGTTCTGTTTCGTCGTACTCTCCATCTTTAAGATAGTTTTTCCAGAAACGCGGTGTCGCAATGTTTGATTCATGACTATATTGCTCAAAGAACAGCCATTCATACAGTTTGCTCTTCTGCCAAGAGTCACTAGGTAGAAAACGTGTACCTTCCGCCAAGTGTAATAGGATCGCGTTGGATTCCGCTAGAAAACGTCCATCCCCCAAGCTAAGCAGTGGCACCTTTCCATTTGGATTCATCTTAAGAAATTGAGTAGTTTGTGTTTCCCCTTTTAGAATGTTGATTTCCACATAAATGAATGGCAGGCGAAGCTGATGGAGCAGCAAGCGAACCTTGTAACCATTGCCAGAAGATTTGAAATCATAGAGAGTGAGCATACTTTTCCATGGAAGAGTGCTTGATCCTACGAGAGACCTCGGTGTAGTCTTGCCTCCATTTCAAATTTGAATGAAGAGGGCGCTTCATGGCCAAATCAAAACTGCAAAACACAACGATTGGCTCATTCCTCAAGCCAGACTTTTTGCCAATTCGAGACTGGTTCGATGTAGCCCGCAGTGAAGGTAGCACGAACTCTCCCAAAACCACGACCAACTTCACAAATTATAGCGACACAAGTGCTGATGACGAGGATTTGTATCGGAGAGCTGCCGAGAGAGTGATCGCTCTGCAAATTAAGGATG
It encodes:
- a CDS encoding GFA family protein, which produces FCPNCGTTIFWRIEMRPGWTGVAAGTFDAPSFWFETDDAVQIFTRTKAPFVDVSFSDSHETAAYYSPTHNDHPGLMIREDQALQSFDQLHITEKQSH
- a CDS encoding glutathione S-transferase family protein; translated protein: MLTLYDFKSSGNGYKVRLLLHQLRLPFIYVEINILKGETQTTQFLKMNPNGKVPLLSLGDGRFLAESNAILLHLAEGTRFLPSDSWQKSKLYEWLFFEQYSHESNIATPRFWKNYLKDGEYDETELKRHQLDGRKALIVMEKHLQEEKFFGPKYGIADIALYAYTHKAEEGGQILNDFPAIKDWIDRVKAQPGHVTMEDI